In one Parambassis ranga chromosome 6, fParRan2.1, whole genome shotgun sequence genomic region, the following are encoded:
- the spag9b gene encoding C-Jun-amino-terminal kinase-interacting protein 4 isoform X5: MSPGCMLLFVFGFVGGAVVINSAVLVSLSVLLLVHYSVSNGGLPALPSLPSLPRPSRKERPISMGVFHLHGADGMTSDIQREPVDAPSEPWRFNNLSHPRSNASLKFEELFCPIIVEGESSQDADQDQDELSHIKHSGSKSGTPTSHGSVSKTASLQPNSPMSSQDGGTSKSNTPASNNSQSTTPLSPHDGSSAGMSPVSNLGAGSASVTPLSSDVTMESVDTPLQEQQGSDGLNKNLDWNSGKPDSKKNISAVQQGQQQKNDESPEKSEVQAIIESTPELDMDLEGCQVTSTPTKGGIENLAFDRNTDSLFEELSSAGNDLIGDVDEGADLLGMGREVEHLIHENTQLLETKNALNVVKNDLIARVDELSGEKEVLQGELDAVSQAKTKLEEKNKDLEEELKKVRAELEEAKQKVKNDNEDDSDVPTAQRKRFTRVEMARVLMERNQYKERLMELQEAVRWTEMIRASKENPALPEKKKSSLWQLMSFSRLFSSSGGAAKKPAVEAPVNVKYNAPTSQIQPSVKKKSSTLQQLPSDKSKAFDFLNEEMPADNMVSRREQKRAQYQQVKAHVQKEDGRVQAYGWSLPKKYKGNGGQAESKVKNLPVPVFLRPLDEKDASMKLWCAAGVNLSGGKTRDGGSIVGASVFYSDVSGPESPKRKIGSQSSLDKLDQELKEQQKEMRHQDEMSSLVWICTSTQSTTKVVVIDANQPGNILESFFVCNSHVLCIASVPGARETDYPAGEEVSSNSEAGPVGDDSTSETSSSPAGGDGMLGGITVVGCEAEGATAVPQTAESKPAEEATEATETSAGSSDQRETLRGVYTEHVFTDPLGAQQTAETPANYSQRESDLLKDGVSSNPSVEEQDLMREEAQKMSSVLPTMWMGAQNGCVYVHSSVAQWKRCLHSIKLKDSVLGIVHVKGRVLVGLSDGTLAIFHRGVDGQWDLTNYHLLDLGRPHHSIRCMTVVHDKVWCGYRNKIYVVQPKAMKIEKSFDAHPRKDSQVRQLAWDGDGIWVSIRLDSTLRLFHAHTFQHLQDVDIEPYVSKMLGTGKLGFSFVRITALMVSCNRLWIGTGNGVIISIPLTETANKVAKAGGNHPGSVVRVYGDDSGDKVTAGTFVPYCSMAHAQLCFHGHRDAVKFFTAVPGHAVPSASSLGEAAGDRAADATAQEGPKSVLVMSGGEGYIDFRMGDEDGDAEEAEDSPMKLQPFLAKAERSHLIVWQVLSSED, encoded by the exons ATGAGCCCCGGGTgtatgctgctgtttgttttcggCTTTGTAGGGGGAGCGGTGGTCATCAACTctgctgtgctggtgtctctctcagtgctgctgctggttcacTACTCGGTCTCTAACGGCGgcttacctgccctgccctcctTACCCTCCTTACCCAGACCCAGCAG gAAGGAACGTCCCATCTCAATGGGTGTATTCCACCTTCATGGGGCCGATGGTATGACCTCTGACATCCAAAGAGAACCTGTGGACGCCCCATCTGAACCATGGAGATTCAACAATCTTAGCCACCCGCGGTCCAACGCCAGCCTCAAG TTTGAGGAACTATTTTGTCCAATCATAGTGGAGGGTGAAAGTTCACAGGACGCTGATCAGGACCAG GATGAATTGTCCCACATAAAGCACAGCGGCTCCAAGTCCGGcacaccaaccagccatgggaGCGTGTCCAAAACTGCGTCTTTACAACCGAACTCTCCCATGTCCTCTCAGGACGGCGGTACCTCTAAATCAAACACCCCTGCATCTAATAATTCTCAGTCCACCACGCCGCTATCTCCTCATGACGGCAGCTCCGCTGGCATGAGTCCTGTGTCCAACCTTGGCGCAGGTTCTGCCTCCGTCACACCGCTGTCTTCTGATGTCACCATGGAGTCTGTGGACACACCCTTACAGGAACAGCAAGGGTCAGACGGGCTCAACAAGAACCTGGACTGGAACAGCGGAAAACCAGACAGCAAGAAGAACATATCAGCCGTGCAGCaagggcagcagcagaaaaatgatG AGAGCCCGGAGAAGTCTGAGGTGCAGGCGATCATAGAGTCCACACCTGAACTGGACATGGACCTTGAAGGGTGCCAAGTGACGAG CACACCGACTAAAGGAGGCATCGAGAATCTAGCGTTCGACCGCAACACTGACTCTCTGTTTGAGGAGCTGTCGTCTGCAGGAAACGACCTGATCGGAGACGTGGACGAAGGAGCTGACCTGCTGG GTATGGGTCGGGAAGTGGAGCATCTTATCCATGAGAACACCCAGCTGCTGGAGACCAA AAATGCTTTGAACGTGGTGAAGAACGACCTGATCGCACGCGTGGACGAGCTGTCGGGTGAGAAGGAGGTTCTGCAAGGAGAGCTGGATGCCGTCAGCCAGGCCAAGACCAAGCTAGAGGAGAAGAACAAAGATTTAGAAGAAGAACTCAAAAA AGTTCGAGCAGAACTAGAGGAGGCCAAACAGAAGGTCAAGAACGACAATGAAGACGAT AGTGACGTGCCTACAGCGCAGAGGAAGCGCTTCACCCGAGTGGAGATGGCCAGAGTCCTGATGGAGAGGAACCAGTACAAAGAGAGGCTGATGGAGCTGCAGGAGGCCGTCAGGTGGACCGAGATGATCCG GGCTTCAAAGGAGAACCCAGCTCTTCCGGAGAAGAAGAAATCCAGCCTGTGGCAGTT GATG AGTTTCAGCCGTTTGTTCAGCTCGTCGGGCGGAGCAGCCAAGAAGCCGGCGGTGGAGGCCCCGGTGAACGTCAAGTACAACGCACCCACCTCTCAGATTCAGCCGTCTGtcaagaagaagagcagcaccctgcagcagctgcccAGTGACAAGAGCAAAGCCTTCGACTTCCTAAATGAGGA aATGCCAGCTGATAACATGGTGTCCAGACGGGAACAGAAGAGGGCTCAGTACCAGCAGGTCAAAGCTCACGTCCAGAAGGAGGACGGCAGAGTGCAGGCCTACGGCTGGAGCCTACCTAAGAAATACAAG GGCaatggtggtcaggcagagagTAAGGTGAAGAATCTGCCTGTTCCTGTTTTCCTCAGACCGCTGGATGAGAAGGATGCTTCTATGAAG CTGTGGTGTGCCGCCGGTGTGAACCTGTCTGGAGGTAAAACCAGAGATGGAGGATCAATAGTGGGCGCCAGTGTGTTCTACAGTGACGTGTCGGGACCAGAGAGCCCAAAAAGGAAGATAGGATCTCAGAGCAGCCTGGATAAACTGGATCAAGAACTCAAG gagcagcagaaggAGATGCGTCACCAGGATGAGATGTCGTCCCTCGTGTGGATCTGCACCAGCACTCAGTCCACCACTAAGGTTGTTGTCATTGATGCCAACCAGCCTGGAAACATCCTGGAGAGCTTCTTTGTCTGTAACTCCCACGTCCTCTGCATCGCCAGCGTGCCAG GTGCCAGAGAGACAGACTACCCAGCTGGAGAGGAAGTATCATCAAACTCTGAGGCAGGACCCGTAGGAGATGACAGCACTTCAGAAACCAGTAGCAGCCCGGCGGGTGGCGACGGCATGCTCGGAGGCATCACCGTGGTCGGCTGTGAAGCAGAGGGAGCGACAGCTGTTCCTCAGACGGCAG AATCCAAACCAGCAGAAGAAGCCACAGAGGCAACAGAGACCAGCGCGGGGAGCAGCGACCAGCGGGAGACCCTGAGGGGAGTTTACACCGAACACGTCTTCACTGATCCGCTGGgagctcagcagacagcagagactCCAGCCAACTACTCTCAGAG GGAGAGTGATCTGCTGAAAGATGGCGTGAGTTCCAACCCCAGCGTGGAGGAGCAGGACCTGATGAGAGAAGAGGCTCAGAAGATGAGCAGCGTCCTGCCCACCATGTGGATGGGAGCTCAGAATGGATG CGTGTACGTGCACTCGTCTGTGGCTCAGTGGAAGAGGTGCCTCCATTCCATAAAGCTGAAGGACTCCGTGCTCGGCATAGT ACATGTGAAAGGACGTGTGCTGGTCGGCCTCTCTGACGGCACGTTGGCTATTTTCCACAGAGGAGTAg ACGGACAGTGGGACCTGACCAACTACCACCTGTTGGACTTGGGGAGGCCTCATCATTCCATCCGCTGCATGACCGTGGTGCACGACAAGGTGTGGTGCGGCTACAGGAACAAGATCTACGTGGTGCAGCCCAAAGCCATGAAGATCGAG AAATCATTCGATGCTCACCCTCGTAAAGACAGTCAGGTACGGCAGCTGGCCTGGGACGGAGACGGGATCTGGGTGTCCATCAGGCTGGACTCCACCCTCAGGCTGTTCCACGCGCACACCTTCCAGCACCTCCAGGATGTGGACATCGAGCCCTACGTCAGCAAGATGCTGG GCACAGGCAAGCTGGGCTTCTCCTTTGTGAGGATCACAGCTCTCATGGTGTCGTGTAATCGTCTATGGATCGGCACTGGCAACGGAGTCATCATCTCCATCCCTCTGACGGAGA CTGCCAACAAAGTTGCCAAGGCGGGAGGTAACCATCCAGGAAGTGTGGTTCGCGTGTACGGGGACGACAGCGGCGACAAAGTCACGGCCGGGACATTTGTCCCTTATTGCTCCATGGCTCACGCTCAGCTCTGTTTCCATGGTCACCGGGATGCGGTCAAGTTCTTCACCGCTGTTCCAG GTCACGCAGTTCCGTCTGCGTCCTCTTTAGGAGAGGCAGCAGGCGACAGGGCGGCAGACGCCACCGCTCAGGAAGGACCCAAGTCTGTGCTGGTGATGAGTGGAGGAGAAGGCTACATCGACTTCAGAATGG gcgaTGAGGACGGCGATGCCGAGGAGGCTGAGGACAGCCCCATGAAGCTGCAGCCCTTCCTAGCTAAAGCTGAGCGCAGCCACCTCATCGTCTGGCAGGTTTTGAGCAGCGAggactga
- the spag9b gene encoding C-Jun-amino-terminal kinase-interacting protein 4 isoform X6: MSPGCMLLFVFGFVGGAVVINSAVLVSLSVLLLVHYSVSNGGLPALPSLPSLPRPSRKERPISMGVFHLHGADGMTSDIQREPVDAPSEPWRFNNLSHPRSNASLKFEELFCPIIVEGESSQDADQDQDELSHIKHSGSKSGTPTSHGSVSKTASLQPNSPMSSQDGGTSKSNTPASNNSQSTTPLSPHDGSSAGMSPVSNLGAGSASVTPLSSDVTMESVDTPLQEQQGSDGLNKNLDWNSGKPDSKKNISAVQQGQQQKNDESPEKSEVQAIIESTPELDMDLEGCQVTSTPTKGGIENLAFDRNTDSLFEELSSAGNDLIGDVDEGADLLGMGREVEHLIHENTQLLETKNALNVVKNDLIARVDELSGEKEVLQGELDAVSQAKTKLEEKNKDLEEELKKVRAELEEAKQKVKNDNEDDSDVPTAQRKRFTRVEMARVLMERNQYKERLMELQEAVRWTEMIRASKENPALPEKKKSSLWQFFSRLFSSSGGAAKKPAVEAPVNVKYNAPTSQIQPSVKKKSSTLQQLPSDKSKAFDFLNEEMPADNMVSRREQKRAQYQQVKAHVQKEDGRVQAYGWSLPKKYKGNGGQAESKVKNLPVPVFLRPLDEKDASMKLWCAAGVNLSGGKTRDGGSIVGASVFYSDVSGPESPKRKIGSQSSLDKLDQELKEQQKEMRHQDEMSSLVWICTSTQSTTKVVVIDANQPGNILESFFVCNSHVLCIASVPGARETDYPAGEEVSSNSEAGPVGDDSTSETSSSPAGGDGMLGGITVVGCEAEGATAVPQTAESKPAEEATEATETSAGSSDQRETLRGVYTEHVFTDPLGAQQTAETPANYSQRESDLLKDGVSSNPSVEEQDLMREEAQKMSSVLPTMWMGAQNGCVYVHSSVAQWKRCLHSIKLKDSVLGIVHVKGRVLVGLSDGTLAIFHRGVDGQWDLTNYHLLDLGRPHHSIRCMTVVHDKVWCGYRNKIYVVQPKAMKIEKSFDAHPRKDSQVRQLAWDGDGIWVSIRLDSTLRLFHAHTFQHLQDVDIEPYVSKMLGTGKLGFSFVRITALMVSCNRLWIGTGNGVIISIPLTETANKVAKAGGNHPGSVVRVYGDDSGDKVTAGTFVPYCSMAHAQLCFHGHRDAVKFFTAVPGHAVPSASSLGEAAGDRAADATAQEGPKSVLVMSGGEGYIDFRMGDEDGDAEEAEDSPMKLQPFLAKAERSHLIVWQVLSSED, from the exons ATGAGCCCCGGGTgtatgctgctgtttgttttcggCTTTGTAGGGGGAGCGGTGGTCATCAACTctgctgtgctggtgtctctctcagtgctgctgctggttcacTACTCGGTCTCTAACGGCGgcttacctgccctgccctcctTACCCTCCTTACCCAGACCCAGCAG gAAGGAACGTCCCATCTCAATGGGTGTATTCCACCTTCATGGGGCCGATGGTATGACCTCTGACATCCAAAGAGAACCTGTGGACGCCCCATCTGAACCATGGAGATTCAACAATCTTAGCCACCCGCGGTCCAACGCCAGCCTCAAG TTTGAGGAACTATTTTGTCCAATCATAGTGGAGGGTGAAAGTTCACAGGACGCTGATCAGGACCAG GATGAATTGTCCCACATAAAGCACAGCGGCTCCAAGTCCGGcacaccaaccagccatgggaGCGTGTCCAAAACTGCGTCTTTACAACCGAACTCTCCCATGTCCTCTCAGGACGGCGGTACCTCTAAATCAAACACCCCTGCATCTAATAATTCTCAGTCCACCACGCCGCTATCTCCTCATGACGGCAGCTCCGCTGGCATGAGTCCTGTGTCCAACCTTGGCGCAGGTTCTGCCTCCGTCACACCGCTGTCTTCTGATGTCACCATGGAGTCTGTGGACACACCCTTACAGGAACAGCAAGGGTCAGACGGGCTCAACAAGAACCTGGACTGGAACAGCGGAAAACCAGACAGCAAGAAGAACATATCAGCCGTGCAGCaagggcagcagcagaaaaatgatG AGAGCCCGGAGAAGTCTGAGGTGCAGGCGATCATAGAGTCCACACCTGAACTGGACATGGACCTTGAAGGGTGCCAAGTGACGAG CACACCGACTAAAGGAGGCATCGAGAATCTAGCGTTCGACCGCAACACTGACTCTCTGTTTGAGGAGCTGTCGTCTGCAGGAAACGACCTGATCGGAGACGTGGACGAAGGAGCTGACCTGCTGG GTATGGGTCGGGAAGTGGAGCATCTTATCCATGAGAACACCCAGCTGCTGGAGACCAA AAATGCTTTGAACGTGGTGAAGAACGACCTGATCGCACGCGTGGACGAGCTGTCGGGTGAGAAGGAGGTTCTGCAAGGAGAGCTGGATGCCGTCAGCCAGGCCAAGACCAAGCTAGAGGAGAAGAACAAAGATTTAGAAGAAGAACTCAAAAA AGTTCGAGCAGAACTAGAGGAGGCCAAACAGAAGGTCAAGAACGACAATGAAGACGAT AGTGACGTGCCTACAGCGCAGAGGAAGCGCTTCACCCGAGTGGAGATGGCCAGAGTCCTGATGGAGAGGAACCAGTACAAAGAGAGGCTGATGGAGCTGCAGGAGGCCGTCAGGTGGACCGAGATGATCCG GGCTTCAAAGGAGAACCCAGCTCTTCCGGAGAAGAAGAAATCCAGCCTGTGGCAGTT TTTCAGCCGTTTGTTCAGCTCGTCGGGCGGAGCAGCCAAGAAGCCGGCGGTGGAGGCCCCGGTGAACGTCAAGTACAACGCACCCACCTCTCAGATTCAGCCGTCTGtcaagaagaagagcagcaccctgcagcagctgcccAGTGACAAGAGCAAAGCCTTCGACTTCCTAAATGAGGA aATGCCAGCTGATAACATGGTGTCCAGACGGGAACAGAAGAGGGCTCAGTACCAGCAGGTCAAAGCTCACGTCCAGAAGGAGGACGGCAGAGTGCAGGCCTACGGCTGGAGCCTACCTAAGAAATACAAG GGCaatggtggtcaggcagagagTAAGGTGAAGAATCTGCCTGTTCCTGTTTTCCTCAGACCGCTGGATGAGAAGGATGCTTCTATGAAG CTGTGGTGTGCCGCCGGTGTGAACCTGTCTGGAGGTAAAACCAGAGATGGAGGATCAATAGTGGGCGCCAGTGTGTTCTACAGTGACGTGTCGGGACCAGAGAGCCCAAAAAGGAAGATAGGATCTCAGAGCAGCCTGGATAAACTGGATCAAGAACTCAAG gagcagcagaaggAGATGCGTCACCAGGATGAGATGTCGTCCCTCGTGTGGATCTGCACCAGCACTCAGTCCACCACTAAGGTTGTTGTCATTGATGCCAACCAGCCTGGAAACATCCTGGAGAGCTTCTTTGTCTGTAACTCCCACGTCCTCTGCATCGCCAGCGTGCCAG GTGCCAGAGAGACAGACTACCCAGCTGGAGAGGAAGTATCATCAAACTCTGAGGCAGGACCCGTAGGAGATGACAGCACTTCAGAAACCAGTAGCAGCCCGGCGGGTGGCGACGGCATGCTCGGAGGCATCACCGTGGTCGGCTGTGAAGCAGAGGGAGCGACAGCTGTTCCTCAGACGGCAG AATCCAAACCAGCAGAAGAAGCCACAGAGGCAACAGAGACCAGCGCGGGGAGCAGCGACCAGCGGGAGACCCTGAGGGGAGTTTACACCGAACACGTCTTCACTGATCCGCTGGgagctcagcagacagcagagactCCAGCCAACTACTCTCAGAG GGAGAGTGATCTGCTGAAAGATGGCGTGAGTTCCAACCCCAGCGTGGAGGAGCAGGACCTGATGAGAGAAGAGGCTCAGAAGATGAGCAGCGTCCTGCCCACCATGTGGATGGGAGCTCAGAATGGATG CGTGTACGTGCACTCGTCTGTGGCTCAGTGGAAGAGGTGCCTCCATTCCATAAAGCTGAAGGACTCCGTGCTCGGCATAGT ACATGTGAAAGGACGTGTGCTGGTCGGCCTCTCTGACGGCACGTTGGCTATTTTCCACAGAGGAGTAg ACGGACAGTGGGACCTGACCAACTACCACCTGTTGGACTTGGGGAGGCCTCATCATTCCATCCGCTGCATGACCGTGGTGCACGACAAGGTGTGGTGCGGCTACAGGAACAAGATCTACGTGGTGCAGCCCAAAGCCATGAAGATCGAG AAATCATTCGATGCTCACCCTCGTAAAGACAGTCAGGTACGGCAGCTGGCCTGGGACGGAGACGGGATCTGGGTGTCCATCAGGCTGGACTCCACCCTCAGGCTGTTCCACGCGCACACCTTCCAGCACCTCCAGGATGTGGACATCGAGCCCTACGTCAGCAAGATGCTGG GCACAGGCAAGCTGGGCTTCTCCTTTGTGAGGATCACAGCTCTCATGGTGTCGTGTAATCGTCTATGGATCGGCACTGGCAACGGAGTCATCATCTCCATCCCTCTGACGGAGA CTGCCAACAAAGTTGCCAAGGCGGGAGGTAACCATCCAGGAAGTGTGGTTCGCGTGTACGGGGACGACAGCGGCGACAAAGTCACGGCCGGGACATTTGTCCCTTATTGCTCCATGGCTCACGCTCAGCTCTGTTTCCATGGTCACCGGGATGCGGTCAAGTTCTTCACCGCTGTTCCAG GTCACGCAGTTCCGTCTGCGTCCTCTTTAGGAGAGGCAGCAGGCGACAGGGCGGCAGACGCCACCGCTCAGGAAGGACCCAAGTCTGTGCTGGTGATGAGTGGAGGAGAAGGCTACATCGACTTCAGAATGG gcgaTGAGGACGGCGATGCCGAGGAGGCTGAGGACAGCCCCATGAAGCTGCAGCCCTTCCTAGCTAAAGCTGAGCGCAGCCACCTCATCGTCTGGCAGGTTTTGAGCAGCGAggactga